The following coding sequences lie in one Apium graveolens cultivar Ventura chromosome 3, ASM990537v1, whole genome shotgun sequence genomic window:
- the LOC141710958 gene encoding uncharacterized protein LOC141710958, translating into MVLGMGHWIPSNMKLLVLIVRPAQIVADNRLLVSATCHLAHLKGVLKPQRILASMFVAAQSIWNQGGLLALFRGTSMILEKWGFNLDEPDPNFSFRRSRPNPYYAGYSGEQTITPQMNEKGSFES; encoded by the exons ATGGTTCTTGGTATGGGTCACTGGATACCTTCAAATATGAAGTTGCTGGTTTTAATCGTTCGCCCGGCCCAGATAGTGGCAGATAATAGATTACTTGTATCTGCAACATGTCATCTTGCTCATCTTAAGGGTGTGTTGAAACCTCAAAGAATTCTTGCATCTATGTTTGTGGCGGCTCAAAGTATTTGGAATCAAGGTGGTCTCTTGGCATTGTTTCGAG GAACAAGCATGATATTGGAGAAATGGGGATTCAATTTGGATGAACCTGACCCAAACTTTTCGTTTAGAAGGTCAAGGCCCAATCCAT ATTATGCAGGCTACAGTGGTGAACAAACAATCACCCCACAAATGAATGAGAAGGGAAGCTTTGAATCTTAA